One window of the Eucalyptus grandis isolate ANBG69807.140 chromosome 8, ASM1654582v1, whole genome shotgun sequence genome contains the following:
- the LOC104426009 gene encoding double-strand break repair protein MRE11-like isoform X3, translating to MFSWGKNKIARDSDTLKCEEEDLILKVGECLEERVKERSVHPSDTPHGTSSAPSVEAARNRSAAGIGSTVSFSDDEDTAEILGSNSATRGRKGSLGVSRSSRATSDLGRGKTSTIGRGRGRGSANLKQTTLDSALVSRRRESYSEERTLMNKSIIDS from the exons ATGTTTTCGTGGGGGAAG AACAAAATTGCTAGGGATTCCGACACCTTGAAATGCGAGGAGGAGGATCTAATTCTTAAAGTCGGCGAGTGTTTGGAG GAACGCGTTAAGGAACGTTCTGTACATCCCAGTGACACCCCACATGGAACATCCAGTGCACCTTCTGTGGAG GCTGCTAGAAATAGGAGTGCTGCAGGAATAGGAAGCACAGTTTCTTTTAGCGATGATGAGGACACAGCAGAGATACTCGGCTCAAACTCTGCCACCAGAGGCCGGAAAGGATCATTGGGAGTTTCTAGATCCTCCCGTGCTACTTCAGATCTAGGAAGAGGGAAAACTTCTACAATAGGAAGGGGCAGGGGAAGAGGATCTGCTAATTTGAAGCAAACTACTCTTGATTCAGCTTTGGTATCTCGCCGTCGTGAAAG TTATTCTGAAGAGAGAacattgatgaataaaagtatTATCGACAGCTGA
- the LOC120286041 gene encoding allantoate deiminase 2-like, whose product MEGFASRCGERNSWTDKIEGIMDVTVKGSQGHAGTVPMSMRQDPMSAAAKLIVLLESLCKRPEDFLSFNGHYKDTTVQSLSTSLVCTVGEISSWPSASNVIPGQVVFTVDVRAIDDMGREAVIYELSKYWSWSMDAFGGKATLFI is encoded by the exons ATGGAGGGGTTTGCCTCTCGGTGCGGTGAAAGGAATAGCTGGACAGACAAGATTGAAGGTATAATGGAT GTAACTGTCAAAGGTTCTCAGGGGCATGCTGGTACGGTTCCAATGTCTATGCGTCAGGACCCTATGTCAGCTGCAGCTAAACTCATTGTGTTActagaaagtctttgtaaacgtcctgaagattttctttctttcaatggTCACTACAAGGATACGACAGTGCAGTCACTTTCCACTTCACTTGTTTGCACTGTTGGAGAGATATCATCGTGGCCAAGTGCAAGTAATGTCATTCCAGGCCAA GTGGTATTCACGGTGGATGTACGTGCAATAGATGATATGGGACGTGAAGCGGTGATCTATGAATTATCTAAATATT GGAGCTGGAGCATGGAtgcttttggtggaaaagcTACTTTGTTTATCTAA
- the LOC104429579 gene encoding LOW QUALITY PROTEIN: probable serine/threonine-protein kinase PIX13 (The sequence of the model RefSeq protein was modified relative to this genomic sequence to represent the inferred CDS: inserted 2 bases in 2 codons), producing MTRKGIDFLGRLSHPNLATLLGFCQEDENLAFMPMGSLGKHIFKKGSTDHLSWNVCRKIAVGATRGLAFLHNFERQIIFKDFKSSNILLDGSYTAKLTDFGLVRSGPSXGKSHVTTRXMGTFHYAAPEYRATGRLCVKSDVYSFGIVLLEILTGLRAFDWRRPRGKANLVEWAGPFLSSKDKLWTIMDSRLKGKYNRYSAFQIAKLASKCVEETLRFRPSMTKVVKELESIEAASANRI from the exons ATGACTCGAA AGGGAATagactttcttggaaggctATCTCACCCTAACCTTGCCACACTCCTGGGATTTTGTCAAGAGGACGAAAATTTAGCGTTCATGCCGATGGGCAGTTTGGGAAAACATATATTCAAAA AGGGCTCTACAGATCATCTCTCATGGAATGTATGCCGTAAGATCGCAGTCGGGGCTACCAGAGGCTTGGCCTTCTTGCACAATTTTGAGAGGCAAATAATATTCAAGGATTTCAAatcttcaaatattttgctAGATGGG TCTTACACGGCCAAACTCACCGACTTTGGATTGGTGAGGTCTGGTCCTT AGGGCAAGTCACATGTTACGACAC TTATGGGTACCTTTCACTATGCTGCCCCTGAATACAGAGCAACCG GGCGTCTATGTGTAAAGAGTGATGTTTACAGTTTTGGTATCGTGCTGCTTGAAATACTAACGGGCTTGAGGGCATTTGATTGGAGACGTCCACGAGGCAAAGCTAATTTAGTGGAGTGGGCTGGACCATTCTTATCCAGTAAAGATAAACTGTGGACTATAATGGACTCTAGATTGAAGGGCAAATATAATAGATATTCTGCATTCCAAATAGCAAAGCTTGCCTCAAAATGCGTTGAAGAGACTCTTAGGTTTCGGCCTTCCATGACTAAAGTCGTGAAAGAATTAGAATCAATAGAAGCTGCCAGTGCTAATAGAATATGA